From Ischnura elegans chromosome 13 unlocalized genomic scaffold, ioIscEleg1.1 SUPER_13_unloc_1, whole genome shotgun sequence, a single genomic window includes:
- the LOC124172296 gene encoding zinc finger protein 271-like, which translates to MKTWKNVELFLLISQHLAEFHMMDKQASKISGGRVKMGEVRGGNSCDAPIIPNALRMIRITRKTSCAEPVMGNKDEFSNCEAKNAVKGLMSNETSYNCYHCTGGFSTKGDLKKHIETHFGASNIAVDDESSMVLDITVPNSKRQGPRRKGNGSLKEVSGGTLEKGNDRKGRRFAVGADACVESDSLKSSSCTRDIKKGKCSSARGRPYSCSVCYKCFTKSSTLKNHMRVHTGEKNYSCSVCNKSFSLRGNLTNHKRTHTGEKPYACRICNKSFSLSGNLKMHIRTHTGERSYSCTICCKSFSSSDVLTKHIHIHTGDKPYSCSVCSRSFSQRSNLNKHMATHTGDKPYSCSVCNKSFSQRSNLSTHKRIHTGEKNYSCSVCNKSFSLSCNLSTHMRTQTAEKPYTCSICNKSFSLSCNLNTHIRTHTGERSYSCKICCKSFSRSDVLTKHMRIHTGDKPYSCSVCNKSFSVRSNLSTHMRTHTGERSYSCEICCKSFSRSDSLAEHISIHTGDKPYSCSVCSRSFSQRSNLNKHMATHTGDKPYSCSVCNKSFSQRSNLSTHKRIHTGEKNYSCSVCNKSFSLSCNLSTHMRTHTAEKPYTCSICNKSFSLSCNLNTHIRTHTGERSYSCKICCKSFSRSDVLTKHMRIHTGDKPYSCSVCNKSFSVRSNLSTHMRTHTGERSYSCEICCKSFSRSDSLAKHIRIHTGDKPYSCSVCNKSFPQRSKLNKHMGTHKSGA; encoded by the coding sequence atgaagacttggaaaaatgtggagcTGTTCTTGCTGATAAGTCAACATCTTGCTGAATTCCATATGATGGACAAGCAGGCATCGAAAATCAGTGGAGGCAGAGTCAAAATGGGTGAGGTGAGGGGTGGAAATAGTTGTGATGCACCAATTATCCCTAATGCCCTCAGGATGATCAGAATTACTAGAAAGACGAGTTGCGCAGAGCCAGTCATGGGGAACAAAGATGAGTTCAGTAATTGTGAGGCGAAAAATGCTGTAAAGGGACTAATGTCAAACGAAACTTCATATAATTGCTACCACTGCACAGGTGGATTCAGCACCAAAGGTGATCTTAAAAAACACATTGAAACTCATTTTGGTGCCAGCAATATAGCCGTGGATGATGAATCATCCATGGTGCTAGATATAACAGTGCCAAACAGTAAAAGACAAGGGCCGAGGCGAAAAGGAAATGGTTCTCTAAAGGAAGTATCCGGAGGGACTCTGGAGAAAGGAAACGATAGAAAAGGGAGACGGTTTGCTGTAGGAGCTGACGCATGTGTAGAAAGTGATTCCTTAAAGTCCTCCTCTTGCACTAGAGACATCAAAAAGGGAAAGTGTTCAAGCGCAAGAGGGaggccttattcctgtagtgtgtgCTATAAGTGTTTCACTAAATCTTCTACTCTCAAGAATCACatgcgtgtacacacaggagagaagaattattcctgtagtgtctgcaataagtcattctctctaAGGGGCAACCTCACCAACCACAAGCGtacacacacaggagagaaaccttatGCATGCCGCatctgcaataagtctttctctctgaGTGGCAACCTCAAGATGCATATCcgtacccacacaggagagaggtCATATTCATGTacaatatgctgtaaatcattcagtagTAGTGATGTCCTTACCAAGCACATCCATATTCACACTGGGGAtaagccttattcctgtagtgtatgCAGTAGGTCTTTCTCTCAAAGGAGCAACCTCAACAAGCATATGGCTACACACACTGGGGATAAGCCTTATTCCTGTAGcgtctgcaataagtcattctctcagaGGAGCAACCTCAGCACACACAAGCGtatacacacaggggagaagaaTTATTCCTGTAGcgtctgcaataagtcattctctctgAGTTGCAACCTCAGCACACACATGCGTACCCAGACGGCAGAGAAACCTTATACATGCAGCatctgcaataagtctttctctctgaGTTGTAACCTCAACACCCATATCCGTACTCACACAGGAGAGAGgtcttattcatgtaaaatatgctgtaaatcattcagtcgcagTGATGTCCTTACCAAGCACATGCGTATACACACGGGGGAtaagccttattcctgtagtgtctgcaataagtcattctctgtGAGGAGCAACCTCAGCACACACATGcgtacccacacaggagagaggtcttattcatgtgaaatatgctgtaaatcattcagtcgcagTGATTCCCTTGCCGAGCACATCAGTATTCACACTGGGGAtaagccttattcctgtagtgtctgcagtAGGTCTTTCTCTCAAAGGAGCAACCTCAACAAGCATATGGCTACACACACTGGGGATAAGCCTTATTCCTGTAGcgtctgcaataagtcattctctcagaGGAGCAACCTCAGCACACACAAGCGtatacacacaggggagaagaaTTATTCCTGTAGcgtctgcaataagtcattctctctgAGTTGCAACCTCAGCACACACATGCGTACCCACACGGCAGAGAAACCTTATACATGCAGCatctgcaataagtctttctctctgaGTTGTAACCTCAACACCCATATCCGTACTCACACAGGAGAGAGgtcttattcatgtaaaatatgctgtaaatcattcagtcgcagTGATGTCCTTACCAAGCACATGCGTATACACACGGGGGAtaagccttattcctgtagtgtctgcaataagtcattctctgtGAGGAGCAACCTCAGCACACACATGCGTACCCACACAGGCGAGAGGTCTTATTCATGtgaaatatgctgtaaatcattcagtcgcagTGATTCCCTTGCCAAGCACATCCGTATTCACACTGGGGAtaagccttattcctgtagtgtctgcaataagtctttcCCTCAGAGGAGCAAACTCAACAAGCATATGGGTACACACAAGAGTGGGGCCTGA